The Achromobacter spanius genome includes the window CAGTAAAAACGACGCGCTTGAAAACCGCAACTGCGGCACGCATAGCGGTCCAGGCGTTGCGTATGCTTGTGGATCAGGCTGCGCAGCAGCGTCAGGTCGGCGCCGGGTACCGGCCCCTTTTCGGCGCCTCCTTCCGGATTGGCCAGTTCGGCTTCCAACAGGCGGTCCAGGCCCAGCAAGGACGGATGGCTGCGCAACGCGCCGCGCGCAAACGCCCAGGCGACTTCCGACCCTTGCTGCGCGCGCAGTTCGCGGAACACGACGTTGAAGAGGTCCAACGAGGCGTGGCGCTGATATTGCTTCATCAGGAAATCCAGGCCCGCCTCGATCTGATTGGCAGCGCGATAGTTGGCCAGCAGTGGCTCGGCCACCAGCCCCGCGAATTCGGGCGCGTCGGTCATTACCGATTCCAGATAGAGCCGTTCGCGCTTCGGGTCCTGCTCCAGCAATGCCAGGCGGGCGCGCAGCATGGCGGTGCGCACCATGGCACCCTTGCCTACCGTGGCATCGGTGGTCGACAAGGCGTGGTCGGCGGCGTCAAGCGCCGTGTGTGCGGCATCCACGTCAGCGGGCTTGGCAGATAGCGCGGTTTGCGCCTGTTCGCAGTAGTAGTGCACGATTTGCGGCACCGGCTCGTCGACCAGGCCCTGCAAGGTCTTGACCGCTTCAATCGCGCGCGGCCAGTCGTGCTCGGACTCAAAGATGCGGATCAGGGAACGCAGCGCGGGCAGCGCATAGCGCGTGTCCTTCAACTGCTCGAAACCGCTTTCGGCGCGGTCCAGCATGCCGGCTTTTAGAAAGTCCTGCGCCAGTTCATGCTGGGCGTGCTCGCGCTCGGCATCGGGCAGGTCGGAACGGCTGAGCAGGCTTTGGTGCACGCGGATGGCGCGCTCCATTTCACCGCGCCGGCGGAACAGGCTACCCAGCGCGAAGTGCAGCTCCGTGGTTTCCGGGTCCAGCTTGGCGACTTCGACAAAGGCGTCGATCGCGCGGTCCGGCTCTTCATTGAGCAGGAAATTCAGCCCCCGGAAATAGGAGTCGGGCAGGCTGCGGGTTTCCCGAAGCATCTGCCGGATATCGAAACGCGCGGCCAGCCAGCCCAGCGCGAACAACACCGGCACGAAAATCAACCACCAAGGTTCAAAATCCACGGTTCGGGCTCATGCGGTAATTCAGTGCGGTATGCGGGACGTGCGGTGATTGGCCCGCCATCAGAGCGGCGACATCGGTGCAACGGCTTCGGGCGGCACGACGGG containing:
- the lapB gene encoding lipopolysaccharide assembly protein LapB; the protein is MDFEPWWLIFVPVLFALGWLAARFDIRQMLRETRSLPDSYFRGLNFLLNEEPDRAIDAFVEVAKLDPETTELHFALGSLFRRRGEMERAIRVHQSLLSRSDLPDAEREHAQHELAQDFLKAGMLDRAESGFEQLKDTRYALPALRSLIRIFESEHDWPRAIEAVKTLQGLVDEPVPQIVHYYCEQAQTALSAKPADVDAAHTALDAADHALSTTDATVGKGAMVRTAMLRARLALLEQDPKRERLYLESVMTDAPEFAGLVAEPLLANYRAANQIEAGLDFLMKQYQRHASLDLFNVVFRELRAQQGSEVAWAFARGALRSHPSLLGLDRLLEAELANPEGGAEKGPVPGADLTLLRSLIHKHTQRLDRYACRSCGFQARRFYWQCPGCNAWETYAPRRLEELE